A DNA window from Pogona vitticeps strain Pit_001003342236 chromosome 2, PviZW2.1, whole genome shotgun sequence contains the following coding sequences:
- the LOC140703865 gene encoding uncharacterized protein LOC140703865, giving the protein MEHGKTLNMNNTFSGEHPLRGVKQYKCKQCGKSFSQSSSLSSHQRTHTREKPYQCMECGKNFSKSGKLSLHQRTHTGEKPYKCIECGKSFSQSANLRSHERTHTGEKPYKCMECGKTFSQNGHLNLHQRTHTGEKPYKCMECGKSFSRSAHLRPHQRTHTGEKPCKCMECGKSFNQSADLRLHQRTHTGEKPYKCMECGKNFSQNSHLILHQRTHTGEKPYECMECGKSFSRSADLRTHQRTHTGEKPYQCMECGKSFCQSGDLRLHQRIHTGEKPYQCMECGKSFSRSDTLSLHERTHTEERPYKCVECGKSFIRSDTLRSHERTHTGEKSYKCMECGKSFSWSGDLRSHQRTHTGEKPYKCLECGESFIRSGNFRSHQRTHTGEKPYKCVECGKSFSQNYNCRLHQRTHTGEKPYTCMECGKSFSNSGKLSLHQRTHTGEKPYKCMECGKSFNQSYNFRLHQRTHTGEKPYTCVECGKSFSNSGKLSFHQRTHTGEKL; this is encoded by the coding sequence ATGGAGCATGGAAAGACCCTGAATATGAACAATACTTTTTCAGGTGAACACCCCCTCAGAGGGGTAAAGCAGTATAAATGCAagcaatgtggaaagagcttcagccaaaGCAGTAgtctgagttcacatcaaagaacccatacaaGGGAGAAACcgtatcaatgcatggaatgtggaaagaacttcagtaaGAGTGGTAAACTTAgtttgcatcaaagaactcacacaggagagaaaccatataaatgcatagaatgtggaaagagcttcagtcagagtgctAACCTTagatcacatgaaagaactcacactggggagaaaccatataaatgcatggaatgcggaaagaccTTCAGTCAGAATGGTCACCTTAatttgcatcaaagaactcacacaggagagaaaccatataaatgcatggaatgtggaaagagcttcagtcggagtgcTCACCTTAGgccacatcaaagaacccatacaggggagaaaccatgcaaatgcatggaatgtggaaagagcttcaatcagagtGCTGATCTTAGGctacatcaaagaacccatacaggggagaaaccatataaatgcatggaatgtggaaagaacttcagtcagaaTAGTCACCTTAttttgcatcaaagaactcatacaggagagaaaccatatgaatgcatggaatgtggaaagagcttcagtcggagtgcTGACCTTAGgacacatcaaagaacccatacgggggagaaaccatatcaatgcatggaatgtgggaagagcttctgtcaaagtggtgaccttaggttacatcaaagaatccatacaggggagaaaccatatcaatgcatggaatgtgggaagagcttcagtcggagtgaTACTCTTAGTTtgcatgaaagaactcacacagaggagagaccatataaatgcgtagaatgtggaaagagctttattcgtAGTGATACCCTTCggtcacatgaaagaacccatacaggggagaaatcatataaatgcatggaatgtggaaagagcttcagttggagtggtgaccttaggtcacatcaaagaacccatacaggggagaaaccatataaatgcctggaatgtggagaGAGCTTTATTAGAAGTGGTAActttaggtcacatcaaagaactcatacaggcgagaaaccatataaatgcgtagaatgtggaaagagcttcagtcagaattaTAACtgtaggttacatcaaagaacccatacaggggagaagccatatacatgcatggaatgcggaaagagcttcagtaacaGCGGTAAACTTAgtttgcatcaaagaactcacacaggagagaaaccatataaatgcatggaatgtggaaagagcttcaatcagagtTATAactttaggttacatcaaagaacccatacaggggagaaaccatatacatgcgtggaatgtggaaagagcttcagtaacaGCGGTAAACTTAGTtttcatcaaagaactcacacaggggagaaactgtag